A region of the Lathamus discolor isolate bLatDis1 chromosome 12, bLatDis1.hap1, whole genome shotgun sequence genome:
ATAATGAAATGCTCCCTGGTCCAGCCCAGGCTGCACCCACTCCCTGCAGCACTGACCCCAAAAGCACTTGGAGCTGAGCTGTTATCGCAGCCACCTCCAACACATCAGCCAAGCCCCTCTcttctctgctgcctttccctGGCCAGTTCCAGCTCTAACCCCCTCCTCAACACAGGCAAAGGCCCCGAGGGCTGTTGCTGATTCTCCATTCTCCTCTCTCCTTACAGGTGTGAAGAGAACCAATTCCATGCAAGCCTCACGGCCACCCCCACCAGCCACTGCCAGCCCCGCTCCCGGTCCTGGTCCAGCAGCACCCTCAGGTAGGATGCGCTGGGGATGCAGCCAGGATGCTCATTCgcggggtggggtggggagcaAGGTCCGCCCTGCTTggggcagtgctggtgctgggttGGACAGGAATGGAGGGACAGAGGTGAACGTCCTGATAATGCTGCATCTATCCCAGCACTGCCGGCAGCTGGAAGACCCGGTCCCGGTGCGGCAGGCCGGCTCCCGGAGAGACAAGGTAAATCCAGCTGCCTGCAAGGGGCTGGGGGCACACAGAGTGTGCTGGGGGCTAATGGGGTCCTTCCTGCAGCGAGCCCACCACTGGGACCCCCAGAGATGGCCCGGGCTGCAGCAAGGGAGGAGCGAGCAGGGGGCTACACCGTGCCCCCCACCAGGGAGGAGAGGCCGGCACGGCAGCCATCGGCCATCGCGCCGGCATCCAGCATCCCACCGGCAgccagcatcccacaggcatcTGTCACCCAGCCGGTGTCTGCAGCCCCACAGCggcagcagccccaggaggaagaggaggaggatgccaACAGCTACGACTCTGATGAAGGCAGTATGTACCCAGAGCGGAGGGAGAGGATTCTTTGGGAAAACTGGGATTTTGAGGTGGTTGCTGCAGGATTGTGGCTCACACTGTAAGGCTGTGGGTCTCTGGCAGGGATTGTCCTCGGGGAATGCTGCTCGGAGCTAGGGTAGGGTCTCACAGGCTATCCCTATTCAGTTCAGTGCTGCTCGTGGGCTCTTCAACAGGTTTTGCACCAAATCACTGAGCTGTGACGCAGGGTGGTTGAGGCTCTGGTGAAGATAAGCATGAGCTGGTTTCCAACAAGCCAAATGGGGGCTAAACACCAAGCCCCAAGCCTTGGGAGGAGATGCTGGCCCCTGAATCCTGGGGTGGCTTTGCCCTGAGAAGGGTTTGATGGGTTACATCCTCCTTTGCTTGGGAATATTGAAGTCAAAAGCCCCAAATCGGGCCGTTCTACCACTGTAAAGCACTGATGACCAGAGCTCCCTGGTCTGGCTGGATCTGTGCGTGGCAGTTTGGCTGATGCCAGCAGTTGCACTAAATGGCTTTTACATTTGAACCACAAATCCTTCTAATCGTTACTAATCAGGGCTGATTACACACAGCTGTTGGCTGGGGTTGTAACAAGGTCCTgtttccacctcctcctctgtctGTCCATCAGCTACGCTGGGAGCGCTGGAGTTCAGCCTGCTCTACGACCAGGAGAACAGCTCTCTGCACTGCACCCTCATCAAGGCCAAAGTAAGtgcctctttttccccttctttcacCAATTTAAGCCCATCGGGGTCCCAGCTCCCAGTGCAATGAGATGGAAGCAGTGCGGCCCCTGACAGAGGCTGCTCTTTGCTCAGTTGCTTCATGGGTGGTGTTTTCTATTCCCTGGCTCTTCTTAAGGAGGATTCCTGCACCATTTTCTCCTTATTATCTCTTAGGGCTTAAAACCGATGGACTCAAATGGCCTGGCGGATCCCTACGTCAAACTGCACCTCTTGCCTGGAGCCAGCAAGGTGAGGCTTTACCTGGCTTagtgtgttttgggttggggATGGAGCAGAGCTTTCTCAAAGCCTCCTCAGGTCCCTCCTTGCATCACTTTCTCCCCTTGTTTTCCTTGCATAGTCACTCACTATTGCTGTTTTACCTGGGGAGTATCTCAGAAAAGTGATGCTTGCAGATGCTCTCCCATACCCAAGGAACAGCTcatcctgcaggcagggatCCTCTTTAGGGATGGAGGGGAGCTCCAGAGGAGGTGACACTGTTGATGCATCACAAAACATCTGACAATAATTCTAGTTATTACCAGCATTGGAACCATCCATTTGCTCTGAAGCCACAGCATGCTCTGGAGAGAGCTGTGAAGAAATAACAGGGATTTGCTCAGAGGAACTAAAtgtaaaagaaagggaaaaactgaCAATAAAAccatggagaagctgtggctgccccatccctggcagtgctcaaggccaggttggacacaggggcttggagtaagctgctccagtggaaggggtccctgcccgtggcaggggttggagctggatgagctttgaggtccctccctacccaaaccaatctgggattctCTGACTCTCTGAATTGCCATTTACAGGTTTACCTTATGTGTGGGGACTTTCTGTTCTTGTGCAGGGTAAATCCCAGTGTCGTGACCTTGGGAGATGCTTTGATTTCCATTGCTCTCTTGTTCAGTGATCTGTGTTGGTGAACAAGCAGCAGAGCTCCTCATTTCCCAAGCTGCCATCTCCTTTACACCACAAGAACCCTTATCCAAGCTCTGCACTGTTGCCCTGTGCCACTTTTCCTTGTACAAGTGTCCTTGAAGGATTAGATCCCAGGCAGTGAATAAAGCCGGGTGATGAAGCCTGCCCTGGTCACTGCAGGTGGCTGAGGTGCTTCATTATGTGCTTGTATAAAGGTCTACCCTGTCAGGTCAGTGATGCTCACCTGGAATTGATGGCTCACCGGCGCGACAGcctcagcaggcagcagtgatGTCCTGCAGAGCCCAGTCAGACCATCTCTTGTGAGCCAGAAGTGATGGAGCATCTAATTTCTACTCTGCCAGGAGCTGAAGTTTAGGAGGGGAGGAGATGAGGGGTGTGATTATGCCCTGGTTTGTTTTGATGCTGTAGTCAAACAAGCTGAGGACGAAGACGCTGCGCAACACCCGTAACCCTGTGTGGAATGAGACCCTGGTGTACCACGGCATCACGGATGAGGACATGCAACGGAAAACCCTCAGGcaagcagaggagctggggTATCACAcagtggggtgggatggggaccaGGAGGCTCCTTGCATGGAGCATCGCAAGCCAGCCTTCCTCAGGAGGGCACTGGCAGCAAAATGTGGGTGTTGATAGGAAATGCAGAGGTTTTGGTTAAAATCTACATGCTTCATGTGAAGGTACTGATTTTGATGGTCCTTTTAAAGAGAAAGCCATTTCGACCCTGTCATTTAATATGAAGTTACTAGCATTGCTATTATTTTTGTTACCATAGAGATTTGTATAGTGCATATGCGTATATAGGCACATACCAAAAAGTTGAGTTTTCTGACTGCTTTTGGTCAGAGGAGAGCCAGGTGGATGGAGGCTTTGGTGGTGCTTTGCTTGGTCCACCCCTGAGCACTGCCAATGCAGGAGTGGGTTTGCGCTCCGGAGTCAGGCACTGCTCCAGCCTGGTTGATGTTcacctttccccttcccttcaggATCTCCGTGTGTGATGAGGACAAATTTGGCCACAATGAGTTTATTGGAGAAACTCGAGTTTCCTTgaagaaaatcaaagccaaTCAGAAAAAGAACTTCAATATCTGCCTGGAGAGAGTAATACCAGTGAGTTCCTGTGAGATCCCTTGCTGCTACCAGTGATGTTGAGGTTGATAACAAATGGCATGTGAGGGAGTTAGTGATGAGCTTGGAGCTGGAAGTAGCCCAGAGCTGCAGGTGCCTGACTTCATTGGCATCTTCAGGACCTGGATTCTCACCCATGTGTGGGCTGATGTGATACATGAAGGCTGGGAGATAAGAGTGTGGTGGGAAGTGATTCTGGGACCTCTCTGGTCGCAGATCTGCTGATGTTGTTGGCCAATGCTGGTATACGTCAAACTGGAGGAGAGAGCTGGTTGCTGTGTCCATGAGCCTCCAATCCCCAGTGCTGAGTCTGCTGAGGTGGAGGCTGATGGAGCAGATGAACACACCTGAGCCCCTTCCACTCCTGTGCCCAGTGAAAGAGCTGGGCCAGGCTCCTGGGGTTGGTTTTGCCACAGCATGGTGCCTCTCCACGTGCATTCACTCACTGCagtctctttttcccctttcccatcCAAGATGAAGCGTGCTGGAACAACCGGCTCATCCCGTGGGATGGCACTGTACGAAGAGGAGGTAAGAATCCTTAGAGAGCAACACGCTCACCCATCATCCCATGTCCGAGCCCCCTCATGGGGATACAAGGTTCCCTTCTATCCCTCTTGTCTCACCTACTCTGCAGTTGGCAGTTTTCCTCGCTCGGCCCCCATGTCCCCACCTCTGGCTGCTTCCTCTTGCAGGTAGATCGTGGTGGGGATATAGAGGAGCGTGGCAAGATCCTCGTGTCCCTCATGTACAGCACCCAGCAGGGTGGTTTGATTGTCGGCATCGTCCGCTGCGTGCACCTGGCAGCGATGGATGCCAATGGATACTCAGACCCCTTCGTTAAGCTGTAAGTGGGAGCTGGGGATGGCTTTAGTGTGGTGACGGGTGGGCATGGGGTCCCCCAGTGTCCTTGGGGAGTAGGTGGTGGGCTGAGAGCTCCTTCCAAAGCCACTGGAGGTAGGAGAGCGTTTTCCAAGCACCTCAAGACCCCACGCAGGAGTGATGCTGTGCGAGGTGGTAATGCCCCACCATGGCTGAAGATAAGTGGGGCTGACCCAGCCCTTGGCTCCATCCACTCCCCATAGGTTCCTTAACGCCCAGACCCGACAGCCATTGCAGAGCTGGAGAACAAGAGGACCTTCTGTCTAGCTCTGACCCACCatggctgcagggcaggggtgGTTCGATGTCCCTCCATGCACAACAAGGCCCCTGTGCCCCACTTGCTGCCCTATAAACTCACACAGTGGTTGTAGGTGGGAGCCCAGGATTGTCCTGCTGTGCCTGTCCCTGTCCTGTGCCATGTCCCTGCTGCAAACAGATCTCCCTAATGAACACAGGCAGTGGTACCTGCGTGGTTCGTGCTGGTGTTGCCTTGCTGTGACAGGGAGCAGGTCTCCTCAAGCAGCGGTGCTTGTTTTGTGCCTCCTGTGAACATGGGCAAATCAGATTGTTTTAACTCAAACCTCATAAGCTGTGACACGGAGAGGACCCCGCAGCCATTCCTGTTTGTGGGTTTCATTGCTGTTTCCTCTTTGCCTTCAGAGCCAACCTCTGTTCTCCCTAAAACTCACTCAATAACCCTCATGTTGAGCATTCTGCACATCTTTCTGCAGCACGGCGGAGCTGAGCCGTTCTCCTTCTCAGTCTCCCTCCGGTTTTCTTTACCTTTCCCATTCACACAAGCAGAAGATGATGCTTTCCTGTTCCAAACCCAGCTCCCAACACAGATCTAGTTAATGCCAAGCCTGCAACGTAGCTCTGGGGCCGCAGCCAGGCTGCAAAGCCCCTAATTCTTCCTACATTCTGTAGGTGAGCCTGCCCCAGCTGAACACACCAGTCTGCCTGCTATTGCTATGGGCTGggttttccatttctctccccaTTTCATGTTCTTGGCTgggttttccattttccatttgttCTAGATATCACGAGAAGGTGCGGAGCCAGACTGGCCGATACCTTCGCTAACCCCTTTAGCTTCCACTGTTGTTGCGCTTGGGTTTTGAGCTGTTTTCTGTTGCCCCCAGTTGGCTGAAACCTGACATGGGGAAGAAGGCCAAGCACAAGACACAGATCAAGAAGAAAACGTTGAATCCTGAGTTTAACGAGGTAAGGATGGATCTGTTTTATTTACATGATTAaatctagtgacaggacaaggggtaatgggttaaaacttaaacaggggaagtttagattggatctaaggaggaaattctttcctgttagggtggtgagacactggaatcggttgcccagagaggttgtgtgtgctccatccctggcagtgttcaaggccaggttggatgaagccttgggtgggatggtttagtgtgaggtgtccttgcccatggcagggggttggaactggatgatcttgaggtcctttccaacccgaactattctatgattctatgaaatcaacTTGGCTAATTACTACGTTGTGTGGAGGTGGAAGAGAAAACTCCCTGAGGTTTGGtgccttttcccccttctgcACCCAGGAATAGCTTAGGAATGACTTTACCATGGCAGATCCCACCAGTTCGGTGCTGGGCACACTGAGGccttcctgctcccagctccatgTCACCCTGGCCAGGGGTTGGTGGGATGAGCATCCCTATCTTGTGGCTGGTGCTGCTTTCATAGGACACCAGCAAAGTGCTCGCTTAGATACGAGGGGTGAGCTCAGCTTATGGGTTTGTGatcctgggaggagaggtgccaCAGGGAAGGAGCGTTTTCTGTGTGTCTTTTCCTGGGCTGCTTGGTGTGATGTGGATGTTCTCCTTCTGCAGGAGTTCTTCTATGATATCAAACACAGCGATCTGGCCAAGAAATCACTGGACATTTCTGTCTGGGATTACGACATTGGAAAATCAAATGACTACATTGGTGAGCTGAAGTCTCTGTGCTCTGGGGTATGGTCCTGACACCCAATACAGTGCTCACTGTACCGGAGGGATGCGTAGGTCACTTGCCATGTGAGGAACCTTGAGGTGGGACCATGCAAGTTGGTTGGGTGCTTGTGTGAGGCTGTCACATAGAGTACACCCACTGTGCtccccatctccagcatcccatgGGGTCTTCCATGCAGGTAGAGAATCTCTGGTTGTTTCCATGAGAGTTTAAATCCAGGAGGTGGAAAGAAGTGCTGCAAATACGGGATCTGCCCCTGTGGAAGTGATTTGTGGACCATCAGCATCACCTCTGAATACGGTAtctcctcttctccctttctcccagGCGGCTGTCAGCTCGGCATCACGGCTAAGGGGGAACGCTTGAAACACTGGTATGAATGCTTGAAGAACAAGGACAAGAAGATTGAACGCTGGCACACCCTCCAGAACGAGAACCACGTTGCCAGTGATtaaaggcagctgctgcccaaGCCTCCCCAAATGGCCCATCCTCTGCCAAGCCCCTGTAGATCTCTGGTGTCCGTCTTCCAGCGCAGTCATGCCTTGCTACACACCTCTGGTCCCGGGGCAGCGCCGCTCTTCTGCCTCCTCGGAGCGTCCCCTGTGCCCTGTCCTCACTTCCACCTGAAAACTAACCTGGATCTTTTATATATTCTattcctcctttattttttggggggaggggggtgccACTGAAATACCCCGTTGTGTAACTTTGTCAAGCAATAGTTACCCTCTGACTGTTCCTCTTCCTCACTAGTCTCACGCACGCCGTGGTAGCATCcctgttgtgtgtgtgtgtgatgctcCGTGTTCCTCCAACCCATCACCTCTGGCTCGTGGCTCCTTGATCTCCCAATGGGATGCGCTTGGCCGCTCTTGGTGGGGTTGAGCGCTGGTGTGGGAGCATCAGCCCGTTCTGCTTGTGTGATATCGATACCTCAGTTGCAATAATGAAAAAGCTGTTTGGCTTTGGTGTGGGTCGTAACCGTAGCCTGGTATCTGTGTCGTCGTGATTAGGCTAAAGCCTGCATCACTGATGTAATCCTGTGAGTCCTGCTTGAGCTTTAGTTCTGATTTGGCACACTTGAGCAATATCGTGGTACATCCTTTGCTGAGAAGATccactaataataatgagaaatagGGAGCCACTCTGTGCTCGCAGGGAAACAGAGATTTGGGCTGGTTTGTGTTCATTTCCAACCACCACGCACGGCTCCATTGCTACAGGAGCCCACCTCCCTTCCAAGCTTGTGACTACCTCCTCTTCACATCCTAGCACATAGTACTGAGCCCCTGGGCCTTCCTTGGACCACCCTCTCTGCTGTCCACTGTTTGCCCTACCAGATGCAGGAGGGAAGCCGAGGGAGAGGATACTTCCCACCAAGTAGCTGATGTGTGCAGGGATGCTTGCTTTGGAGTACCACAGATACTGAAGCTGGCTGGAACAGGGAGAGGTCTCCCAAACTCTAGggtttggttttactttgtttgcttcttttcctttccaatcTGCACAAGCACCATTGTCTTCAACCGCCAACCTTCAGTCTTTCATGATCTGAAACCTGCTTTCACGATCCTCTGGAGGTGTTTGATTGGTTCTCGATAGCAGGAGCACTGGGACGTGTTCAGACTGATGCTGATCAGGTTTGGTACCACTTGCTGTCTCGGGACAGCCTCAAGCCTAGCCATGTTGATGGTAGCACAATAAGCACTATTGGGACACAGTGTTGTATGGAACCTGAGCCCCAGCTCTTTGGGTCATGCTCCTCTCCCATGACTTCCATTGCAACTGCTGCTGTAGTCTGCTGGTGTGTGACCTGTTCTCAgttcagctgtgctgcagaactCTTTCTTTCCAATTGGATGAGTTATTTTCCTATTCTTGATGTTATTTTTCCCCCTACCTTTCCCCCAGCTGAACTTGCTGAGTGCTGACCTGCAATGAGcatctctgcagggctgggatgctgcagctggtggggCTATGAGCTGAGGGATGCCAGCATCACTGCCTGATGCTAACACCTGCATGCAAAGCATTGCTGCAGAGTAGCCCtaccccagcccagctccaggctTGCTCCTCCAAGGAAGTCTGCATCCCCCCTAGCCCCAGCTCTCCACCCTCGGACATGGGGAAAACAAACCTCAGCCACCACATGCATCCTCTGCTCCATTCAGACTGAGCTGGGATAAGCTCTTCCATCACCCCAGGCTCCATCCTATGGCTGCTTGGGGCCCAGTGCACAGAGAAGTGCAGTGGGAGAGGACACTGAAACTATTCCTGTTCCTTT
Encoded here:
- the RPH3A gene encoding rabphilin-3A, which codes for MTDAVVGGSSDRWMCPSDRTMSLRASSEKEQVPAGWTARGGQPDRQRKSVELTDEEKEIINRVIARAEKMEEMEQERIGRLMTRLEDMRRSVLGDGVNRCILCGEQLGPRGSACVVCEDCKKNVCTKCGVETTNSRPHAIWLCKICSEQREVWKRSGAWFFKGLPKQMLPQPMPISKNKGPQAPSEPSPSEPPTQDQKPPSRAPTRGQADARPAAEQDSDGSDVTAAARGSYAAPGRKAAEGRQGPCGSESTGGDSESRDYAAESGVNRSPGVKRTNSMQASRPPPPATASPAPGPGPAAPSALPAAGRPGPGAAGRLPERQASPPLGPPEMARAAAREERAGGYTVPPTREERPARQPSAIAPASSIPPAASIPQASVTQPVSAAPQRQQPQEEEEEDANSYDSDEGTTLGALEFSLLYDQENSSLHCTLIKAKGLKPMDSNGLADPYVKLHLLPGASKSNKLRTKTLRNTRNPVWNETLVYHGITDEDMQRKTLRISVCDEDKFGHNEFIGETRVSLKKIKANQKKNFNICLERVIPMKRAGTTGSSRGMALYEEEVDRGGDIEERGKILVSLMYSTQQGGLIVGIVRCVHLAAMDANGYSDPFVKLWLKPDMGKKAKHKTQIKKKTLNPEFNEEFFYDIKHSDLAKKSLDISVWDYDIGKSNDYIGGCQLGITAKGERLKHWYECLKNKDKKIERWHTLQNENHVASD